In the Trinickia acidisoli genome, TGTTGACGACGAACGCTTGATAGGCCAATTGTAGAATCCGTTCTCGGCCTCTTTCCTGTACCACGTGGACGGGAAACTCGTTCAACAGCCGGCTTTTGACAAGGCTTTCGCCGATCGTCTCCATCAGCAGCGCGGGATCATGAACCATTCGGTACACGGTTTCCTCGTTCTCGTCTTCGCTGCTGACGAACAACACGGCGGGCGGAACGACACCGAAGCGTTCCTCCAATTCCGTCAGCGCCCAGTTCTCGAACTGCGCATAGAACGAAACGACCTCGTCGGTCGCAAGCGGCCGGTCCGCGAACGCATGAAAGTGGCCGCGAATCTCACCGAGGCAATTTTCGGCAACGTGATGAACGAGCCGTCCGGGCGTAACCTGCTGCATGACGTGACGCTCGCAAGCCTCGAAGTCGGCATCCGTCATGCTCAAGCTCGGAACGAATCCGTCGGCGGATATCGCCATGCCATAGTGCGAAGCCAGATGATTCCATAGTCCATTGTGGTAATGGATTTCATTGTTCCGATAGTTCTGCCTGAGGCCGAATCGCTCCTGAGCGAACTCCAGGATCGATTGCGTCAGCATCTTTTCCCATTCCGAGCGCGCGTTGAACTTCAACCCACCCGCGCTTTCGAGTTCGAGCAATCGCGCACGCCTGACCAGTTGATCGATCGCGCCGTCCGCACAGGCGATCAGTTCGGGCGCCAGATTCTTGAGCGTCACCTCGCGCCTTTCTTCGTCGTTCTGGGGATTTTCGACGTTGAATGCAAGTTGCTCGAGGGCTTCCTTACCCATTGAGTGCGCGAGCGCGACGCGCGTGGAAAAGAAACCCGTCGAGCCGGACTCGACGCGCTTGCCGAATTCATCGATCTGCGCCGACGCCGCTTGATTCACGGTGCTCTGTTTTCTGTCGAGGAACTGACGGAGCGAATCGAGACTCTTGCGGATCTGAGCCGTCGACGCGCCATATTCAGGCGATTGCTCGAAGCTGGAAAAGCTGCCGTGCTTGAGTGCATCGAAATATACCGGCTGCTCGCCATAGCGAATCTCAGCCTTCGCGGTCGCGGCCTCGCGAATGTGTGCTTGTTCCCCGTCGCTCTGCTCGACCTGGAAATCACCGCCTTCTTTGAAGGTGATTTTCATTAGCCGCGCGTGATCGCAAGCAAGGCTTCGCCGGCGCGCTGCGTGAGGCGCTGCAGCATCTGCGAGATCAGCATCGCCAAGTCGTTCAACGCTGCGATTTCCTGCTGCAGCAATTGATCCTGCTGCGATGCAGGCGCCGCCAGCGCGTGGTGCATGGCGTTGACGTGGTGGTTGACCTTGTCGGCAATCCCCGCCATTTCTTCGTGCGGTTTCGAATGCTCGATCTTTGCGCCTTCGATCTTTGCGCCTTCGGTCTTTGCGCCTTCGGTCTTTGCGCCTTCGGTCTTTGCGCCTTCGGTCTTTGCGCCTTCGGTCTTTGCACCCTCGATCTTCACACCTTCAGATTCGGTGCTCTCGGTTTTTGGATGGATCGAAACGGGGCGCAACAAACCGGCGTCGCGCTTTTCCGCGCCCGGTTCCTTCCCACGCCGAACCACATCGCCACCGTTATCGGCCTTGGGCATGCTCGCCTTCAGCTTGTCGAATCGCGTTTGAAGATCGAGCGGCAACGCCGGGCTCGGCAACGCTTGGATGCGGGCCACTTCGCGCGCCGTCACCGCGGCTTCTGCTCTTGCTCGGGCTGCGGCGCCTAGCCGGGGCAAATCACGAGCCGATAGCCTTGGACGTGCGGCCCCGCTCTTGAGCGAGGCTGTTCCGAGCGGCATAGCGCCCCTACGCGTTGCAAGATCTTGCAACGGGGCGTTCGTCCCAGGCCGCAATGCTCCGGTCTTTCCGGAGGCGGCAGGCGGCTTACCCGCACCGCGCGTGAATCCGATGAAGGACGCTATTGCCTTGGTGATTTTGGTCATGGCAAATCCCGCTGTTCGAATCCGTGCACGTCGTATCCCGTTGCACGCAACGTCGAAGCGTCGGCATGCAGCCACCGTGCGAGCAGGTCTAATCGATCGGAGCGAATCGGCCTCGAAAAAAAGACGCATAGGCAGACGAGCGCAAGCAACAGTACTCGCGACCCACGCCTGGGACGAACAGAATGAATTTTCATTTTCATCTCCCTCTCCGGAATTCGACTTGCGCAACACGGCAACACCGCAACACCGCAACGGCGGCACGATGAATCGATTGTCGTTGCGATCGAACGGACTGGAGACGGCCTGCGACGAAGATCAGCATCCATCGACGAATCAATTGGCCAGCATGATTCATGCAATGGCATGCTCAATTCGCTAAGGACTACTAATTTTAAATTCTTATGGCGGGAGAAGACCGACATATGCCGATGCACGGCATACAGAAGACACCGCGTTCGACGCATCGAACCGGTAAGCGGAAACGACCGATGAGTATCATCGTTCGCGAATGAAAAACTGGCTCGACGCCGAGCGCTCAATGCACGTGATTGACCGCCTCGCTGCATGCCACGCCGGCGGCCGACAGCGCACCGCACGCATCGACGGTTTGCCGCGTCGCGTCGCCATGCGTGCTGTTTTTTAGCGCCGCATAAATCTGGTCCGCGTCGAGTCGCGGATCGACCGCAAGCAATAGCGCGGCAACGCCCGAGACGAATGCCGTCGAAAACGACGTGCCGGAAAAGAAATCGTAATGACCGCCCGGCGTCAAGCTCAGAACACTGCGGCCAGGCGCGCGCACTACCGCCGCCGAAGTGTTCGCGCCCGGGTAGTCGGCTGCGATCACGTGCGCAATGCCGACCGGAAATGCGCGCATGTCACCGTCCGGTGGCACGGCGCCGACCACGACGATGCCATGCCGCAGCGAATATTCCACGAGCTGCGTCAGCAGCGGATCGGGCGGACCGCTCACGCTGAGATTGATGACGCTCGCGTGCGCTTCGATCGCCGCCGCGAGCGCCTGCGCAAGCGTCAGTGAATTGCAGACCGACGGATCGTTACCGCGGCCGTTCTGGCCGGCGGGTGCCTGCCAGCAGGCTTTCAGTGCGAGGATGCGTGCGCGCGGCGCAACGCCCATGATGCCGTGCCCGCCGTTCGGATTGGCCGCGATCACACCCGCCACGGCCGTACCGTGCACGTCGTGATCGAAGGCCGCCCAACCTTGCTCGACGAAATCGCGCTTCATCACGATCGATGCGGAGATGCCGGGATGGGACGTGTCGACGCCCGTGTCGATGACGGCGACGCGCACGCCCTCGCCTTGCGAGACCCGCTGCGCGGCAAGCGCATCGATCTCGTGCAAACCCCGTTCGAGGTTGACATAGTTGGCGTCGTAGCCGCGCGCCGATGCATCGGCGACCGTACCGATATCACCGCCGGGCTTGCTCAAGGATCCGACTGTACGAAAGGACTGCAAGGGCTGCACGATCTTCACGCGCCGATCGTGCGAGAGCTGCTCGATCACTTGCGCGCGCGTACGACCGTCGCGTACCTCCAATACCGCGCAATGCACTTGCAACGGCACGATCGGCCAAGCCATCACCTGTTCGAGTTTGTAATCGTGCGCGATGGCGTCGACCATCGCGCGCGCGCTGCCATATGCCGCGTAACCGGGACCGCCGTCGTAGCCGCCGATCGTCGTGCCGGCCAGCATAGGCACCGATTCGCTCGGATTGTCGACGGCTACGACGATCATCCGATCGCCCTCGTCGTGTATCTGGCGCAGCACGTCGGGATCGATCTGAACATTGGACGGCGGCACGAGCGGCTCGCCGCTGCACGCCACGACGAGCGGTGCAACGAGGGCGGCGAGCGCGACGAAGCGCAACATCGCCATGCGCCGGGCCGCCGCCTTCAATACCGCCACCCCTACCGCGACGATGCGCGTTCGGGCCCACATATTCATGGCTGTCTCCCGGTAAGGGATGCACCGCCGCGGTGCGGCGTGCCGGGCAAGCTGTTTCTCATTGGATATCTTTCTCCGGGTTGACTGATCGAGATGCAAGACGTGACAACCGTGAGTACCAATGGCGAGTAAAAACGTTGCTGCCCGAACGCATGAAATATATCAAACACGACCGGCGGCGGGCGGAACGACGCTGCTCGCGCGCCCCGCCCGCGCATTTCATCAGACATCGATCAGGCGTTGTCGAGTCCGCCCTGCGCCGCCCAATCGAAGTCGTTCGCGCCGGCAATGCCGTCGGCGCCGGGCACATCATGCGTTTCGATCTGGTTGAACGTATCGGGATTCTCGAGCATGAACTTCGCGGCATCGGAGACTTCCGACGACGTGCTGGCCGACGGGTTGTATGCCATCTGATAGAGCTGGTTAGGATCGAGCGACCAAATGCTCTGCGTATTCATGTACGCGGCGAGCGCACCCGAGGCGCTTTGCGCATCCATCGGCTCGCTCGACTCGTCAGCGGAGTCTTCGAAGCTCGACGCATCGTCCAAAATCGCCGTGTCGCCGGTATTCGAAGCGTCGCTCAACCCGCCTTGCGCCGCCCAATCGAAGTCGTTAGCGCCGGCAATGCCGTCGGCCCCTGACACGTCGTGCGTTTCGATCTGGTTGAACGTATCGGGGTTCTCGAGCATGAACTTCGCAGCGTCGGTGACAGCCGACGGCGTGCCGGCCGCCGGGTTGTACGCCATCTGATAGAGCTGGTTGGGGTCCAGCGTGTTGATCCCGTTCTGCTGCATGTAGCCCGCCAGCGCGCCGGCGGCGCTTTGCGCCGTCATGCCGGAATCGGATTGATCGCCGCTGTCGACGCTACCCGTGTCGGTCACACCGTCTTGGGCGAACACCTGCTGCAGCATCTGTTGGATCGATTGCAGCGCCGATTCGTAAACCGCCTCGTAGTTCGCCACGGCCGCATCGACCGGGGAGGTGTCCGTGGGACTCAGATCGAGTGATGCGATCTGTGCGTTGCTACCTGTGGAAACATTGACGCTCATGGTATTGACCTCCTCGTATGGTGTGGGGCGGCCCATGCACACCGTGCGCAACGGGCCTGCCGCATGAGCGGCGCAACATGGCCGGCATCCCTCGATATGGAAAAGGGCAACGCGTCGCTCTGCGCGCCAAGATAGCGATAGCGCTCGCCTGCCCCACTCACTCACGGCGAAATCCGAACGCTGCCGACGAATCGTCGCTTCCGGCACTGCGGCATATCGACGACATTGACCGGCAATACCGAATGTTTCGCCGCCGTCGACGGATTTTCGCCCGCCCGTATGCGCTCAATTGCAACACCATTCGCAATCGGGCTTACCCATAGCTCGTCGACCGTTATTTTCTGAGGTAGCATCGTCACGTCCGGGTTCCCTGCCGTGGAAGTCGTTGCCGTTGGCTGACGATACTTCGGCGCCCGGCTTTATCGAAAGGAAACCGGTACGGGTTATGAGTTGCAGGCATGCGTTGCTTCGAATACGAATGGGATTGCCATTGCTTTTGCCATTGCGTCCGTATTCGTTGATCGAGCGGCGCATGACAAAGGCTCTGCGATGTGCAATCGCGCTCACGTTCACCGCGGTATGGCTGCCGTCGGCACAGGCATCCGCATCGGATGCTTGGAATTTTCAGGTGGGCGGCACGACCGACCGAATCAATCGTGGCATCGATCTCAGCCAGGGCGAGCCCTCGGTGGACGTAGCCGCCACTTGGTATCCCGGTACGGGCCCGTTTGCGGGCATATCGGGTTGGACCGTGAGGCCGATCCCCGGAACATCCCTAGGCGGCGAGTTCGTTGCCGACGCCGGCTACGGATGGCGCGTCGGCGACTGGGACGCGAAGGCGATGGTCGTCCACTATCAGTTCGCTCATACGCCATTCGCCACGCTGCTCGAATACGATGAAGCGGGGCTCGAAGTCGGGTGGAGGGAAGCCCTGTTCGGCTCGGTCACCGTATCGCCCAATACGGCCTATGTCGGTTCACCGCGAACGCTCGCGCTGACTTACAACCTCGTCGGCCATTACCCACTGGCTCACGGCTTCTCTGCAACGGCCGGCGTGGGCTATTACGACTTGCATGCGGGACTGGGCGGCGGCTTTTTCTACGACGACGTCGGACTCAATTACCAATATCGCGCGCTGCAACTGCAACTCGCCTATTTCGGCACGCAGGGCCCGGCAAGCATTAAAGCGCAGTTCGGTCCGATGCTCATCCACCGCTGGGTCGCGCAGGTGAGTTGGGCTTTTTAGGCCGGCGGCATCGACCCGCATAAGCGCAAACGCAACGTTTCGCTACCGTCGGTACCTATTCGCCGCAATATTGTGCCCAATACGGGACGTACGGAAACAATCGGTATCACCGCACCGGCTGGTGCGATCGAATCCTTTCCGATTGGAGCAAATCCTATGTCCGGCACACGACCGCTCTCGCCATTCAGAACGTACCCGGCGACATCGCCGGACGCACACCGCCCCACGCCCGCCCAAACTCCACCCAGGGAAACGCCTAGCAGTCCGAAGGGGAAGACGGCAGGCGTCTTTCAAAATCTGTCGCGCTTCGTTCGCAAGACGATAAGCGGATCCTCCTCATCGTCGGCGGTGCCTGCCAATCAGGCTGCGCCCAGAGGAGCGCCCCCGGGAACCAAACTCGTACGGCAAAACGCGCTCAGCCCTGAGAAACGAAGGGAATACGAAACGCACATATCACAAGGCAGTTCGCTTGCACAACACGCTGCGCCGCCGACGCCGGACCGGCCGATGGGGCGGGTTTCCAAGGCCGAGGCGGAGCGGCGAACACAACTGCTTGCACAACGGCTCGGCGGACGGCTCACGGCTGCGTCAGGGCAGGCCATTCCCACGCCAACGAGTCGGCCTGCGGCCATGCGGCCGGGCCTCGCCAAAAAGCCAGGTACGACCGCGGCACTTTCTGCCCCGTCCGCAACTCGAACCGCCACTCAAAAGCCTGCGAGCGCGAACGGCCACATCCCGTTCACATCGCTGGAGCCAGCCGTTCAGGAAGCGCTGCTCAATCGCCTCGATCCGATCCGGAAGCTCGGGCTGAACGATGACACGGTGCTCTATCGAGCGACGGATAAGAGTTGGTTGAAGAAGGGAGGCAAAGGCGGACAGTTCACGCTCCAGGGAAACCCGAATTCTGTCGCGTCGATCACCAACCATCTCGAACTCAAACGTAACCCCTTTCACGGCAATCAGAAATTGTTGTCGACGCTGCCGCCAGAAATACGCCAACGTTTCGACACGGATCCGAGTATGCGTTATGCGCCTACGGCAACCGACGCTAATAAGCTGAAGGACCCGACGCTCAACGTGATGTACGGAAACCGCGCAACCGACGGCGCCGAGGGCTACGCGAACACAGGGAAGCACGTCCTGGTCAAGATGACGTTGGGCGACCTGCGTAAGGCAGGGGGCGGACAGGTGTTTTTTGACGACAGCGCGGCAGCTCGGGGGAGCAATACCGTCCCGTTGATCGTCACGCTTCCCGCTGGAAAATCCGTGCCCGTCGAGATCGTCTGACCTGCGAGCGAACGTGGGCCGCGCGGATCGTCGGCACGGTTCTGCTAGCCATAAGCGCGCCAATGCATTTGCAAATTCGATTCGCCGCGGTAACGGCAATTTCGCCGCCCATCGCAGAGCGCTCATAAACGGCTCGCGATACTAAGCGCCGTGACTTGAAAGAACTCGCGAGTTTCAGCCACACCGACGAGCGGCCGCCGTCTCACGGCTCGCTCGACTGTTCATCTCTGTCCAGGAAAAGTCCATGACAACCGTTCAATCCAGCCGCGCATCCACGTCGAGCGCCCATCTCGACGCATCGCCCGGGCACACCGATGGCGCTGCCCAAAACACACCCACCGGTACCGCGAAACGCAGCAACACCGAATCGCCGATCGGTAATTTAGCCAAGCGAACGAAAAGCGAAAGCAGCGACGCAGCTTCCACGCTGCAATCACATACGCGCTTTTTCGAAGACGGCAGTACCACCACGACCGGCTCGCGCGTGCCCTCGCGCGTGCCCATTGCCGAACGCGCCGGCCATATCGCGGCTGCGCTGCGCGGTCGGCAGATCGATGCCGTGACGCACAGCACGAGCAAGGAAGCGCTCGAGCAAGCGACCAAGACCACGCTCGGCAGTTGGACGTCCGACTCCCATTTCCATCCGACGCAATACACGCAGCAAGGCATCTTGCCCGAGGAAATGCTGGCGATGATGGACAAAGTAGGCGTGTTCCGCAGCGTGATCATGCCGATCCCGACCGACGTCATCCCCTGCGGCCATCCCGACGACAACCATATTCCGAAGGAAGACTATTACGTTCCGAAGGAAGACATGAGCATGGCGCGCCATGAGTTGACGGCGGAGCGAGAAAACAAGATCGCCAAGAGCGCGAGTCTCGTCGTCAATCAACAGGTCGATGCCGACACCGCCGATTTCATGGACATGTCGGGCTTGACCGATGCGCAGCGCGATCGTCTCGATCCGATGGTCACGGGCCTGCATCTGGGTTCGCCGCTGAGCTCGGAAGCGCTGCTGAAGAAACTGCACAAGGACCCAGGCACGTTTACCGGCGTGGGCGAGGTGACGATTCACAAGGAATTGGTCGAGCGTCAATTCGACGGCGCCCGTCAGGCGAACCTGACCAACAACGTGCAATCGTTCAAGCAACTGCTCGCAACGGCCGGCGTGGTCGGCATGCCCGTGGTGCTGCATTGCGACGTGGATTCGACCGAGAATCAGCGCAAGAACGGGCTGGGCGCACCGCAGCACCTCGATGGCATCAAGAAGCTGCTCGCTTCGCCCGAGGTCAAGAACACGTCGATGATCTGGGCGCATTTCGGCGGCATCGGCCGCTTCGTCGCCAAGCCCGACAATCATATGGACAACCTGCGCCAGATTCTCAAAGACCCCGAGATGAAGCACGTCAATGTCGACATCTCGTGGTCGCGCGTGGCGCGGCAAATCGTCATGAAGACGGATGAGCACGGCGTCGAGAAGCCGGACGAGGCATCGATCGACGCAGCGGCCAAGTTGATCACCGAGTTCCCCGACCGCTTCCTGATGGGCTCCGACGCTCTCGATCCGAAGAAGGAAGCGACGTGGGCCGAGACGGGCGACATGTACAAGCCACTGCTCGACAAGCTCTCGCCCGAAGTGCGCCATCAAGTGACGATCGGCAACTATGAGCGCGTGATCGTCGGCTCGCGCGCCAAGGTTCGCGCGTTCGAAAAGCATGTGCTGACGAACGACTTCATGAAGACGAGCATTCGCCCCTCGGGCCCGACGCCGGTGCGCGACGGTCCGCACATCGAGCCGGACAAGCTGCGCGCCGCGCGCGATGCAGCGTTCGCCGCGGCCGGCGTCGATGAGCGTGGCGAGCCGGTAGCGAGCACACCGCACTAATCGAAGGAGGCATCTCGCCGGCACCGATCCGATCCGCGTCCTATTCGATTCGATCGGTGTTCGGCGAGACGCCCGTACGCAAGAATGCATTGCAAGAACGACGCATTTCCTCGCGGCCAAAATCCCTATCGTCGCCCTGAAGCGAGAGCGAGACCATGAAAATCTTCCGAAGCGGCACTTCGTCCACCAGTGCCAGCCAAACGCCCACTCAGACAGGAAACGGCGCCCGCACGCGCGAGTCGCGTTCGAGCGGAAGCCGGTCCGTCACCGGTTTCTTTTCGAACTTGACGCGGATCGGACGATCTTCTAGGAATGCATCGCCGCAAGGGGGCGGTTCGGATCGCCGGCAAACGACGTCTACATCAGTTAGGAGTCCTGATAATCCATCGCTCTCCTCCAGCGAATCAGACGATGACCTGCGTGCCACCGTCTCTCGCGTCGTTTCACAAAGGAGTGCATACCGCAACGACGGCAGCGATGGGACATCGAACGTCGGCGAGCCGCCGATGACGATGGGGCACATCCTCGCTCAGGACTTCGGGATGGGACGCGCCCCTGCCGGGCTATCGACCCGCGCTTCCACGGAGATTTCGACCGACGCACCTACGCAGCGTTCACGGCGCGGCATCTCCCGGCTGTGGCGGCGCAAGTCCGGTTCGTCGACACAGACGAACACCACCCGCAACGAAGGTGCCGGGTCGAACGGACAGTCGCGCTTGAATCAAGCTTCGCCGGTGCGCACGCCACCCGTCGCGCCCGAGACCCCGACTGCTCTTGAAGACCCAGTCGGCGACGTCGTCTCGTGGATCAACGAACAGCACGACACAACGTCTTCCACGCTCGAATCGGCTAACCCATCGCATGGGGCCGTACCTACGCCGCCGCAACATGTGGATACGAACGCCGAGCATGAGGCATCTCGCACGTCGAGCGCTTCGAACACGACGTCCGAGCACAACGAAGACACGCACGTACAAGACGAGTCACCGCACCAATCGACCGCCGAGCAAAGATCGTCCGATGCATCGTCGACAGAGCAAACGCAGGGCCACGATAGTGGTCCGATCTTCGACAAGTCGGACGGCGAGGACGACACCGACGTCCAAAACAAGTCACCACGCCAATCCACGACCGATCGAAGAGCATCCGATGCATCGTCCACTGAGCAAACGCAGGGCCACGATAGTGGTCCGATCTTCGACGAGTCGGACATCGAGGACGAAAACGATCTTTTCGAGATCAACATCGACCGCACGCCTTCGGAGCCGCCGTCCGCGCAGCAGAGCATAAACCGTCGGGTTTCGTTTGCCGCGCAGCTCGTGACCGAAATTTCCCCGCCCCCCGAACCCGAGCCGATGCCTAGCGCCTCCGCGCCGCGCGGCGCGCTCGGCAAACTCAAACAATTGAAGCAAACGATCAAGGGCTGGCATGCACACGCAAAAGACGAAGCGTACGTTCACGGTTTCGGGATCTCATCGACGAGCCTGTCTGCTACGCCATTCAGAACAGACACGCGCACGGCGCGCGCCAAGCCATTCACGGGTGTCGTGCGGGAAGGCGACGCGGCCATCGAGCCGCACCAGCGTCTGACGAACCTGCCCGGCGGCACGCCGCCGGCCGTACTGCACGAAAGCCCCATCGTGCAGGCCCTCGAGGCGTCGAATGCACTCGACCGAATGTTCCTCGACGAAAGCATTCTCCCCGGAACGAACCGCCGCGCGCTGTTCGATTCGATCAAGCAAATCGCGGCGCAGAAAAAGCTGGAGCCATTCGAGGCCGCTAGCCTCACGCAAGCGCTGCATATCGCATTCGCCCCTCCGCCCAATCGTCAGCGCGACGCCGCCTACGATCCCGCATACGACGCCGCACACGATGCAAGCATCGCGCTGAAATCGCTCCCGCAGACGAATCTGCTCGATTCGCTGCGCGATACCGCCGAGCCGCCGGGGGAACCCCACTACGACGCGGACAAGGCTTGGGCACTCGCGCAAGAAATCGTTCATATTCCAGGCGGCGTCGGCATGAGTCTCCTGGAAAAGCTCACGCCGCAAACGCCACGTCCCGAAGGCACGCA is a window encoding:
- a CDS encoding S8 family peptidase, producing MNMWARTRIVAVGVAVLKAAARRMAMLRFVALAALVAPLVVACSGEPLVPPSNVQIDPDVLRQIHDEGDRMIVVAVDNPSESVPMLAGTTIGGYDGGPGYAAYGSARAMVDAIAHDYKLEQVMAWPIVPLQVHCAVLEVRDGRTRAQVIEQLSHDRRVKIVQPLQSFRTVGSLSKPGGDIGTVADASARGYDANYVNLERGLHEIDALAAQRVSQGEGVRVAVIDTGVDTSHPGISASIVMKRDFVEQGWAAFDHDVHGTAVAGVIAANPNGGHGIMGVAPRARILALKACWQAPAGQNGRGNDPSVCNSLTLAQALAAAIEAHASVINLSVSGPPDPLLTQLVEYSLRHGIVVVGAVPPDGDMRAFPVGIAHVIAADYPGANTSAAVVRAPGRSVLSLTPGGHYDFFSGTSFSTAFVSGVAALLLAVDPRLDADQIYAALKNSTHGDATRQTVDACGALSAAGVACSEAVNHVH
- a CDS encoding AvrPphF family type III effector — its product is MGRVSKAEAERRTQLLAQRLGGRLTAASGQAIPTPTSRPAAMRPGLAKKPGTTAALSAPSATRTATQKPASANGHIPFTSLEPAVQEALLNRLDPIRKLGLNDDTVLYRATDKSWLKKGGKGGQFTLQGNPNSVASITNHLELKRNPFHGNQKLLSTLPPEIRQRFDTDPSMRYAPTATDANKLKDPTLNVMYGNRATDGAEGYANTGKHVLVKMTLGDLRKAGGGQVFFDDSAAARGSNTVPLIVTLPAGKSVPVEIV
- a CDS encoding TorF family putative porin translates to MTKALRCAIALTFTAVWLPSAQASASDAWNFQVGGTTDRINRGIDLSQGEPSVDVAATWYPGTGPFAGISGWTVRPIPGTSLGGEFVADAGYGWRVGDWDAKAMVVHYQFAHTPFATLLEYDEAGLEVGWREALFGSVTVSPNTAYVGSPRTLALTYNLVGHYPLAHGFSATAGVGYYDLHAGLGGGFFYDDVGLNYQYRALQLQLAYFGTQGPASIKAQFGPMLIHRWVAQVSWAF